DNA from Candidatus Eremiobacteraceae bacterium:
TCTATCTCGACCGTTCCTGATGTGACGCTCGCCGGGCCCGTCGCGGTATCATTTCCCGATTCGCAGCACGGCTGGGTCGTCGGTACGTCGGCCAGCGGCGCGCCGGTCATCGCTGCCAGCGCCGACGGCGGCATCACCTGGACGGAACAGGGCGCGCGATGAGCCTCGACCTGTTGACGGTTCCGGAGCCCGTCGTGCGCGACGTCATCGCGTTGCGCCGCGATTTCCACGTGCATCCCGAGCTCGGCTTCGAAGAAGTGCGCACCGCCGGTATCGTCGCGGGACGGCTCAAGTCGTTGGGTTATGAAGTGCGCACCGGGATCGGGCAGACCGGCGTCGTCGGCATCTTGCGTACGAAGCGGCCGGGCAAGACGATCTTACTGCGCGCCGACATGGACTGCTTGCCGATCCAGGAGCGCAGCGGGGTCGAGTTCTCCTCGCAGGCGGCGGGCAAGATGCACGCGTGCGGACACGACGGCCACACCGCGATGCTGCTGGGCGCGGCGCAGATGATCATGGAGCGGCGCGATGTCATCCACGGCACGATCGTTTTGTGCTTCCAACCGGCCGAGGAAGGTAAGGGTGGCGCGCGCGCGATGATAGAGGACGGCGTGCTCGACGACCCGCACGTCGATCGCGTCTACGGCCTTCATCTGACGTCATTGTATCCGACCGGCCAGGTGCTCGTGCGTCCGGGGCCGGTCATGGCTTCGAGCGACTCGATCGAAGTGACCATCCGCGGGCGCGGCGGTCACGGCGCAGCGCCGCACCAAACCGTGGATCCGATTCTCACGTCTGCATATTTCGTGTCTCAATTACAATCGGTGGTCAGCCGCAACGTCGACCCGATAGAACCGGCGGTCGTCACGGTCGGCGCGATCCACGGCGGCACGATCCACAACGTCATACCCGACGCCGTCGAGCTGCTCGGCACCGTGCGCGCCTTCTCCGAACCGGAGCGGGAGGAGATGAAACCGCGCATCGAGCGCGTGCTGGCGGGCTGCTGCGCAGCGCAGGGCGCCTCATATGAGTACCGTTACATCAACCGCTATCCGGTCACGGTCAACGACGCGGCCGAGGCAGCGTACGTGCGCGATCTGGCCGAGCGCACGGTCGGCGCCACGCGTCTGGGGCAGCTGGCGCAGACCATGGGCGCGGAGGACTTCTCGTTCATGCTGCTGCGCCGGCCGGGCTGCTTCTTCTTCGTCGGATCGCAGTCGGGCGAGAGCACCGCCGTCGCCCACCACAACGCGCGCTTCGCGATCGACGAGGCCTGCTTGCCTGCCGGCGTCCAGATGATGGTCGCGCTCGCGCTCGACGCGCCGCAGCGCGCATAGGTCACACACGCTCGGACGAGCAAGGCGTTTGGGAGCAGGGTTCGAACAACGCTAGGTGGCGCGAGCGCTCTCGATCGACACGGATTTCGTCTACCGGCCGCCCAGCGGTTCGCGTCCGCACGTCGTGCTGTTGCCGGGTCTGGTCGCCGGCCGGTGGATGTGGGAGCCGACGCTCCAGGCGCTGGCGGCAAACGGCTACGGGTTCCTCACGCTCGAGCACCCGCTCGCCGGAGAGCACGATTCGGTCGAACCGATCACGCACGGCGTGATCGATCTCATGGACCGTTGCGGGATCGCGTCGGCGGTGATGGTGGGCGGCTCGTTCGGCTCGCGCATCGCGATCGACTGCGCATTGAAATTCCCAAAGCGCGTCGACATGCTCGCGCTCTCAGGCGCGCCAGGTTCTGTCACGACCACGCAGCTCGGCGTCGGATTTCAGGGCAAGGCGACGCGCGCGTTCTGCCTGTTCCTCGTCGACAAGATCTTCTACGACCGCCGCCACGTCGACGAGGCGGAGATAGAGGCGATGATACGGCTCTTCAGAGATACGCGGCGGACGGTCAACGCGATGCGCCTTATGAAAGAGTGCAGCGGCTTCGATTATGCGAGCGCGCTCGCGCGCATCGATCCAGCGGTGCTGATGATCTGGGGAGCGTACGATCAGATAAGCCCGTGCGAGACCTGGCAGCGCGATCTGGCGCCCAGCGCGCGGCGCGGGTCGTTCTTCCGCATCGAACGCTGCGGCCACGTGCCGATGATCGAGCGCCCACGGATCTTCAACGCGCTGCTGCTCG
Protein-coding regions in this window:
- a CDS encoding alpha/beta hydrolase, producing MARALSIDTDFVYRPPSGSRPHVVLLPGLVAGRWMWEPTLQALAANGYGFLTLEHPLAGEHDSVEPITHGVIDLMDRCGIASAVMVGGSFGSRIAIDCALKFPKRVDMLALSGAPGSVTTTQLGVGFQGKATRAFCLFLVDKIFYDRRHVDEAEIEAMIRLFRDTRRTVNAMRLMKECSGFDYASALARIDPAVLMIWGAYDQISPCETWQRDLAPSARRGSFFRIERCGHVPMIERPRIFNALLLDRLQPALS
- a CDS encoding amidohydrolase codes for the protein MSLDLLTVPEPVVRDVIALRRDFHVHPELGFEEVRTAGIVAGRLKSLGYEVRTGIGQTGVVGILRTKRPGKTILLRADMDCLPIQERSGVEFSSQAAGKMHACGHDGHTAMLLGAAQMIMERRDVIHGTIVLCFQPAEEGKGGARAMIEDGVLDDPHVDRVYGLHLTSLYPTGQVLVRPGPVMASSDSIEVTIRGRGGHGAAPHQTVDPILTSAYFVSQLQSVVSRNVDPIEPAVVTVGAIHGGTIHNVIPDAVELLGTVRAFSEPEREEMKPRIERVLAGCCAAQGASYEYRYINRYPVTVNDAAEAAYVRDLAERTVGATRLGQLAQTMGAEDFSFMLLRRPGCFFFVGSQSGESTAVAHHNARFAIDEACLPAGVQMMVALALDAPQRA